The Alphaproteobacteria bacterium genome contains a region encoding:
- a CDS encoding 2OG-Fe(II) oxygenase has product MPRSAHARKADTNEIADRVVALDWDAVGTQLDQFGCAITDPLLSADECAAISSRYDDDQIFRSRVTMARHGFGRGEYKYFAYPLPDIVSSLRASLYPRLAGIANRWNEQMGLDQRFPSEHAAYLRHCHAGGQTRPTPLLLQYSAGDYNCLHQDVYGELVFPLQVAFLLSRPGEDFSGGEFVLTEQRPRMQSRAEVVPLRQGEGVIFPVHHRPVQGARGVYRVNMRHGVSRLRAGRRHTLGVIFHDGK; this is encoded by the coding sequence ATGCCGCGCTCTGCTCATGCCCGAAAAGCTGACACGAATGAGATCGCTGACCGCGTCGTCGCGCTCGACTGGGACGCGGTCGGCACACAGCTCGACCAATTCGGCTGCGCGATCACAGACCCGCTGCTCAGCGCGGACGAATGCGCGGCAATTTCCTCGCGCTACGACGATGATCAGATCTTTCGCTCGCGCGTGACCATGGCGCGGCACGGGTTCGGCCGTGGCGAATACAAGTATTTCGCCTATCCGCTGCCGGACATCGTGTCGTCGCTTCGTGCATCGCTCTATCCGCGGCTCGCCGGCATCGCGAACCGCTGGAACGAGCAGATGGGGCTCGATCAGCGCTTCCCGAGCGAGCACGCGGCGTACCTCAGGCATTGCCATGCAGGCGGCCAGACACGCCCGACACCGCTGCTGCTCCAATATAGTGCCGGCGACTATAACTGCCTGCACCAGGACGTGTACGGCGAGCTTGTGTTTCCGCTGCAGGTCGCGTTCCTGCTGTCGCGTCCGGGCGAGGATTTTTCCGGCGGCGAATTCGTGCTCACCGAGCAGCGCCCGCGCATGCAGTCGCGCGCCGAAGTCGTGCCGCTGCGGCAAGGCGAGGGCGTGATCTTCCCGGTGCATCACAGGCCCGTGCAGGGCGCACGCGGCGTCTACCGCGTCAACATGCGCCACGGGGTCAGCCGGTTGCGCGCGGGCAGGCGGCATACGCTGGGTGTCATCTTCCACGACGGGAAGTGA
- a CDS encoding FAD-dependent oxidoreductase encodes MSQVKPSEDAEFDSEVPLLIIGAGAAGLCAALAASEAGVEPVVIERDAVPSGSTALSAGLIPAAGTRFQREKGVEDSAKLFAQDIARKSHGEADAKLVQAVAANAGPTVAWLADAYRMPFEVITDFNYPGHSAHRMHGLPSRTGAELVDRLRGAVEARGIPILTGRVCDTLFADDEGFIEGVEISGGETIGCGALVLACNGYGGNPELVRRHIPEMAGALYFGHPGNQGDAVLWGEALGAQVASLSGYQGHGSVASPHNILITWAALTEGGFQVNREGTRFHNEALGYSEAAAQVLRQRGGIAFDIFDARIAGIARQFEDFRSAEKQGALIRAQTIDELASRIGVPAEALKEEANVELGTPDRFGRVFEKKLMAPFCAIKVTGALFHTQGGLSIDTRARVLRQSGKPFENLFAAGGAAAGVSGSQASGYLSGNGLLTATVFGRIAGTSAAKL; translated from the coding sequence ATGAGCCAGGTCAAACCGTCAGAGGATGCCGAGTTCGACAGCGAAGTGCCGTTGCTGATCATCGGCGCCGGTGCTGCCGGATTGTGCGCGGCGCTCGCCGCCAGCGAGGCGGGCGTAGAGCCGGTGGTGATCGAGCGCGACGCGGTGCCGAGCGGGTCGACGGCGTTGTCCGCGGGTCTGATCCCGGCGGCGGGTACGCGCTTTCAGCGCGAGAAGGGGGTTGAGGACTCGGCAAAGCTCTTCGCGCAAGACATCGCGCGCAAATCGCACGGTGAGGCCGACGCCAAGCTCGTGCAGGCCGTTGCGGCGAACGCGGGCCCAACCGTCGCGTGGCTTGCCGATGCCTACCGCATGCCGTTCGAGGTGATCACCGATTTCAACTATCCGGGCCATTCGGCGCATCGCATGCACGGCCTGCCGAGCCGCACCGGGGCCGAGCTGGTCGACCGGCTGCGCGGCGCCGTGGAGGCGCGCGGCATCCCGATTCTGACGGGGCGTGTCTGCGACACGCTGTTTGCCGATGACGAGGGCTTCATCGAGGGTGTCGAGATCTCGGGCGGCGAAACGATCGGTTGCGGCGCGCTGGTGCTCGCTTGCAATGGCTACGGCGGCAACCCCGAACTCGTGCGCCGGCACATCCCGGAAATGGCCGGCGCGCTCTATTTCGGCCATCCGGGCAATCAGGGCGACGCCGTGTTGTGGGGCGAGGCGCTCGGCGCGCAAGTCGCGTCGCTCAGCGGTTATCAGGGTCATGGCTCGGTCGCGAGCCCGCACAACATCCTGATCACCTGGGCGGCGCTCACCGAGGGCGGGTTTCAGGTGAACCGCGAGGGGACGCGCTTTCACAACGAGGCGCTGGGCTATTCGGAAGCCGCCGCGCAAGTGCTGCGGCAGCGAGGCGGCATCGCTTTCGACATTTTCGATGCGCGCATCGCGGGCATCGCACGGCAGTTCGAGGATTTCAGAAGCGCCGAGAAGCAGGGCGCGCTGATCAGGGCGCAAACGATTGACGAGCTTGCATCGCGCATCGGCGTGCCGGCTGAAGCGCTAAAGGAGGAGGCGAACGTTGAACTCGGCACGCCCGACCGCTTCGGCCGCGTGTTCGAAAAGAAGCTGATGGCGCCGTTCTGCGCCATCAAGGTGACGGGCGCGCTGTTCCATACACAGGGCGGGCTCTCGATCGACACGCGTGCGCGCGTGCTGCGCCAGAGCGGCAAGCCGTTCGAAAATCTTTTCGCCGCGGGCGGCGCGGCGGCCGGCGTATCCGGTTCGCAGGCGTCGGGCTATCTCTCGGGCAACGGCCTCCTCACCGCCACGGTGTTCGGCCGCATCGCGGGGACTTCAGCCGCCAAGCTCTGA
- a CDS encoding SDR family oxidoreductase, giving the protein MTGKAALVTGGARRIGRAIALALSQAGYAIAVQANRSAKEADELCAEIARNGGRAATVWADLAEPASVARLIAAATKAVGPLTLLVNNAATFEPDAIGSLDAARFDRQLAVNLRAPLFLSEAFAAQAPEGAAIVNILDQRVFKITPQFVSYTLSKSALHTATRMLAQALAPRVRVNAVAPGPTMASARQDPDDFARQAAAVPLGHGPTPEEVAAAVIYLASAPSITGVTLIVDGGQHLAWQTPDAITKE; this is encoded by the coding sequence ATGACCGGAAAGGCAGCCCTGGTGACCGGCGGCGCGCGCCGCATCGGCCGCGCGATTGCACTGGCGCTCTCTCAGGCGGGTTACGCGATCGCCGTGCAGGCGAACCGCTCCGCGAAGGAGGCGGATGAGTTGTGCGCAGAGATCGCGCGGAATGGCGGTCGCGCCGCAACGGTGTGGGCCGATCTTGCCGAGCCGGCAAGTGTCGCGAGACTCATCGCCGCCGCCACGAAGGCCGTCGGCCCGCTCACGCTTCTGGTCAACAACGCCGCGACGTTCGAGCCCGATGCCATTGGATCGCTCGATGCCGCGCGCTTCGATCGCCAGCTTGCCGTCAATCTGCGCGCGCCGCTGTTCCTGAGCGAAGCCTTTGCGGCGCAGGCTCCCGAGGGTGCCGCGATCGTCAACATCCTCGATCAGCGCGTGTTCAAAATCACGCCGCAATTCGTCTCCTACACGCTGTCCAAGAGCGCGCTGCATACCGCGACGCGGATGCTGGCGCAGGCGCTTGCCCCAAGGGTGCGGGTGAACGCGGTGGCGCCAGGGCCGACGATGGCGAGTGCACGCCAGGACCCTGATGATTTCGCCCGGCAGGCCGCCGCGGTGCCGCTTGGTCACGGGCCGACGCCTGAGGAAGTCGCTGCGGCCGTGATCTATCTTGCATCGGCACCCAGCATCACGGGCGTGACGCTGATCGTCGACGGCGGGCAGCATCTGGCGTGGCAGACGCCGGATGCGATCACGAAGGAATAG
- a CDS encoding outer membrane protein, producing the protein MKRLVRATAFIAALGTMPAAAADLYGRGPAFAAAPFNGYSWNGFYVGANLGYQWGSVTNWGGASPGGIAGGGQIGYNWQVHPNWVLGLEADIQGSAANDIFAAYKFSNPWFGTARGRAGYAMNNVLFYVTGGLAYGGGRVEFAGITESQTHFGWTFGGGVEVGLTPNWSAKAEYLYVRLEDRSYVLTGVNNGFSSNLFRLGVNYRF; encoded by the coding sequence ATGAAGAGACTCGTCCGCGCTACTGCTTTCATTGCCGCACTCGGCACGATGCCTGCCGCTGCCGCCGATCTTTACGGCAGAGGGCCCGCGTTCGCCGCCGCGCCGTTCAACGGATACAGCTGGAACGGCTTCTATGTCGGCGCGAACCTCGGCTATCAGTGGGGTTCTGTCACCAACTGGGGCGGCGCTTCACCGGGCGGAATCGCTGGCGGCGGCCAGATCGGGTACAACTGGCAGGTTCATCCAAATTGGGTGCTCGGCCTCGAAGCCGACATCCAGGGCTCCGCGGCGAACGACATATTTGCCGCCTACAAATTCTCCAATCCGTGGTTCGGCACTGCGCGCGGGCGCGCCGGCTACGCGATGAACAACGTGCTCTTCTACGTCACCGGAGGCCTCGCCTATGGCGGCGGCCGCGTTGAATTCGCCGGCATCACCGAATCGCAGACGCATTTCGGCTGGACGTTTGGCGGCGGTGTGGAGGTCGGGCTCACGCCCAACTGGTCGGCGAAGGCGGAGTATCTCTACGTGCGGCTTGAAGACCGCAGCTATGTGCTCACCGGCGTCAATAACGGTTTCTCGTCGAACCTCTTCCGGCTCGGCGTGAACTATCGATTCTAG
- a CDS encoding outer membrane beta-barrel protein has translation MKRVLGATVGLLAASATAMAADLPVKAPMVAPIMAPAFSWSGCYIGGNIGGKWAQSDGSVTIAAAGTGAAATPASAVAFGRGDSSSFMGGGQIGCQIQTGNWVLGLEGDADWHRLSFSRTLVGGAALPILFVAGDVFDLRSDWQASARGRIGYAWDRWMIYATGGAAFTNVNVGTNFIAIGPFPATVVSDSKTLVGWTVGGGMEYAITNNWIAGIEGRYSNYGTTNFNAGQLSTFGPLAGGTFTLAAANQSIKLETFEVMGRLSYKFDWGGPVVARY, from the coding sequence ATGAAACGCGTTCTCGGCGCCACCGTCGGATTGCTCGCCGCGTCGGCTACGGCAATGGCCGCGGATCTTCCGGTCAAGGCGCCCATGGTGGCGCCGATCATGGCTCCGGCCTTCAGCTGGTCGGGCTGCTATATCGGCGGAAACATCGGCGGCAAGTGGGCACAGAGCGACGGGTCAGTGACTATCGCGGCTGCGGGCACTGGCGCCGCTGCGACTCCTGCAAGCGCCGTGGCGTTCGGCCGGGGCGACTCATCCAGCTTCATGGGCGGCGGACAGATCGGCTGCCAGATCCAGACGGGCAACTGGGTCCTCGGTCTCGAAGGCGATGCCGACTGGCACCGACTGAGCTTTTCGCGCACGCTCGTGGGGGGCGCCGCGCTGCCGATCCTGTTCGTCGCGGGTGATGTCTTCGACCTGCGCAGCGACTGGCAGGCATCGGCCCGCGGCCGTATCGGCTACGCCTGGGATCGATGGATGATCTACGCTACCGGCGGCGCGGCCTTCACGAACGTGAACGTCGGCACCAACTTCATCGCCATCGGCCCCTTCCCGGCGACCGTCGTTAGCGACTCGAAGACGCTGGTTGGCTGGACTGTCGGCGGCGGTATGGAATATGCGATCACCAACAACTGGATCGCCGGCATCGAAGGCCGCTACAGCAACTACGGCACGACCAACTTCAACGCAGGTCAATTGTCAACCTTCGGCCCATTAGCCGGCGGCACGTTCACCTTGGCCGCCGCGAATCAGTCGATCAAGCTCGAGACCTTCGAGGTCATGGGCAGGCTGAGCTACAAGTTCGATTGGGGTGGACCGGTGGTCGCGCGCTACTGA
- a CDS encoding outer membrane beta-barrel protein — protein sequence MAFPVDAAAVTAASSPLLNPNGYVAGGHAGFNYQTGSFVWGLEGDFSYFRLRASSGGIFPFPSTLAGGVLGPPTLTFSASTDISTDWLLTVRPRLGFTAGNALFYATGGLAVTNEKVNQISGVLNGSSFASSVSETRVGWTVGGGIEYMLTPNWTMRAEYLHLDFGTVSGSGTGNVAAGVLGNLPCTAGQAVVTGPATYTGCSISSRLTAEMVRAGISYKFGGAEPVVARY from the coding sequence GTGGCCTTTCCGGTAGACGCCGCCGCGGTGACGGCGGCGAGTTCGCCGCTGCTCAATCCGAACGGTTATGTTGCCGGCGGTCACGCAGGCTTCAACTACCAGACCGGCAGCTTCGTCTGGGGCCTTGAAGGCGACTTTTCGTATTTCCGGCTGCGCGCGAGCTCCGGTGGCATATTCCCGTTCCCGAGCACGCTTGCCGGCGGTGTGCTCGGTCCTCCGACGCTGACTTTCAGCGCGTCCACCGACATCAGCACCGACTGGCTGCTCACGGTGCGGCCGCGCCTCGGCTTCACGGCCGGCAATGCGCTGTTCTATGCGACCGGCGGTCTCGCGGTGACGAACGAGAAGGTCAATCAGATCTCGGGCGTGCTGAACGGATCGAGTTTCGCGTCGTCGGTTTCCGAGACGCGGGTCGGCTGGACCGTCGGCGGCGGCATCGAATACATGCTGACTCCAAACTGGACGATGCGCGCCGAATATCTGCATCTCGACTTTGGCACGGTATCCGGATCGGGCACCGGAAATGTTGCGGCCGGCGTTCTCGGCAACCTGCCCTGCACGGCGGGACAAGCCGTCGTCACCGGCCCCGCCACTTACACCGGATGCTCGATCTCCTCTCGGTTGACCGCCGAAATGGTTCGCGCTGGCATCAGCTACAAGTTCGGCGGCGCCGAGCCGGTGGTCGCGCGCTACTGA
- a CDS encoding glutathione S-transferase family protein, whose product MMILRSSPPSPFGRKVKLALGILGLESDVTIEKADPTDASDSLRNQNPLGKIPALIIEDGTVLYDSPVILEYLDTRAGGGKIVPKDPKARIAALTLQALCDGILDAGILLVYEGRWRPPEMAVQKWLDHQRGKVERALAVLEGAPPKLDALPNVGAITLACALGYGDLRFEGKWRAGHPKLVAWLDEFSAKVPAFEKTRVTA is encoded by the coding sequence ATGATGATTCTGCGCTCCTCTCCTCCTTCGCCGTTCGGCCGCAAGGTCAAGCTTGCGCTCGGCATTCTCGGACTCGAAAGCGACGTCACGATCGAGAAAGCCGATCCGACCGACGCGAGCGACTCGCTGCGCAACCAAAATCCGCTCGGCAAGATTCCCGCGCTGATCATCGAGGACGGCACCGTGCTCTACGATTCGCCCGTGATCCTCGAGTACCTCGACACACGCGCCGGCGGCGGCAAGATCGTTCCGAAAGATCCGAAAGCGCGCATCGCGGCGCTCACGCTGCAGGCGCTGTGCGACGGCATTCTCGATGCCGGCATTTTGCTCGTTTACGAAGGACGCTGGCGCCCGCCCGAAATGGCCGTGCAGAAATGGCTCGACCATCAGCGCGGCAAGGTCGAGCGCGCACTCGCGGTGCTCGAAGGCGCGCCACCGAAGCTCGATGCCCTTCCCAATGTCGGCGCGATCACGCTTGCCTGCGCGCTCGGCTATGGCGATCTCCGCTTCGAGGGAAAATGGCGCGCTGGCCATCCGAAGCTGGTGGCGTGGCTCGACGAATTTTCCGCGAAAGTGCCGGCCTTCGAAAAGACGCGCGTCACCGCGTGA
- a CDS encoding cold-shock protein encodes MAQGGTVKFFNGERGYGFIKPDDGGRDVFVHITAVERAGLKSLNEGQRINFDVEPDKKGKGPKAVNLVITG; translated from the coding sequence ATGGCGCAAGGTGGAACGGTCAAGTTCTTCAACGGTGAGCGTGGCTACGGCTTCATCAAGCCCGACGACGGCGGGCGTGATGTGTTCGTCCACATCACGGCGGTCGAGCGAGCAGGGTTGAAATCGCTGAACGAAGGTCAGCGTATCAACTTCGACGTCGAGCCCGACAAGAAGGGCAAGGGACCGAAAGCGGTCAACCTGGTCATTACCGGCTAG
- the rlmJ gene encoding 23S rRNA (adenine(2030)-N(6))-methyltransferase RlmJ — MNYRHAYHAGNFADVVKHAVLSRIVAHLKEKPAAFRVIDTHAGAGLYDLAGAEASRTGEWREGIGKLVAARFEPAARDLLAPYLDAVAAFNAGPLKVYPGSPVLLQRWLRPQDRLIACEREPNAARALIARLRGDKRARAVAIDGYTALNAYVPPKERRGLVLVDPPFEQPDEFDALAQGLAGAHRKWPTGVYALWYPVKDARETDGFLRRLTRLAMPRTLQAELAVPAREGLRGSGLILVNPPWRLESELAVLLPALLRALAEAGAGGGHTLTRWLTTAR; from the coding sequence ATGAACTATCGCCACGCGTACCACGCCGGCAATTTCGCGGACGTCGTCAAGCATGCGGTGCTCTCCCGCATCGTTGCGCACCTGAAGGAGAAGCCGGCCGCATTCCGCGTGATCGACACCCATGCGGGCGCGGGCCTTTACGATCTGGCGGGCGCAGAGGCGAGCCGGACCGGCGAATGGCGCGAGGGCATCGGCAAGCTCGTCGCCGCCAGGTTCGAGCCCGCGGCGCGCGATCTGCTCGCGCCCTACCTCGATGCGGTCGCGGCGTTCAACGCCGGCCCGCTGAAGGTCTATCCGGGCTCGCCTGTCTTGTTGCAGCGCTGGCTCCGCCCGCAGGATCGGCTCATCGCCTGCGAGCGTGAGCCGAACGCCGCGCGTGCGTTGATCGCGCGCCTGCGCGGCGACAAACGCGCCAGGGCGGTCGCGATCGACGGCTACACGGCGCTCAATGCCTACGTGCCGCCGAAGGAGCGGCGCGGGCTGGTGCTGGTCGACCCGCCGTTCGAGCAGCCGGACGAATTCGATGCACTGGCGCAGGGACTGGCCGGCGCACACCGCAAATGGCCGACCGGCGTCTATGCGCTCTGGTATCCGGTCAAGGATGCGCGCGAGACGGACGGGTTCCTGCGCCGACTGACCCGGCTTGCAATGCCCCGGACGCTGCAGGCCGAGCTTGCCGTGCCCGCGCGGGAGGGCCTGCGCGGCAGCGGCCTGATCCTGGTGAACCCGCCGTGGCGGCTCGAAAGCGAACTCGCCGTGCTGCTGCCAGCGCTTCTCCGCGCCCTCGCCGAGGCCGGGGCGGGCGGGGGGCACACGCTCACCCGCTGGCTCACCACCGCGCGGTAG
- a CDS encoding ribonuclease T2, whose amino-acid sequence MRRVSVGLACTLFGLSLAGGAAAQDPRQNEPGKFDFYVLSLSWSPSYCEQAGERAPRQQCGARPYSFVVHGLWPQYERGFPEFCQNPAPRLNRNIVSSMLDMMPAPRLIFNEWDKHGVCSGLSARAYFETIRKARAAVKIPEDYLAPQSVLTVSPGEVEDAFVAANPGMSRAGIAVTCGGPRLSEVRICFSRDLQFRECPEIDKRACRREQLRMPPVRGG is encoded by the coding sequence ATGCGCCGCGTATCCGTTGGACTGGCATGTACCCTGTTTGGGCTATCGCTTGCGGGCGGCGCGGCCGCGCAGGACCCGCGGCAGAACGAGCCCGGCAAGTTCGACTTCTATGTGCTCTCGCTGTCGTGGTCGCCGTCCTATTGCGAGCAGGCCGGCGAGCGCGCGCCGCGTCAGCAGTGCGGCGCGCGACCCTATTCGTTCGTCGTGCATGGGCTATGGCCGCAATACGAGAGGGGCTTTCCCGAGTTCTGCCAGAACCCGGCGCCGCGGCTCAATCGCAACATCGTCTCCTCGATGCTCGACATGATGCCGGCGCCGCGGCTGATCTTCAACGAGTGGGACAAGCATGGTGTCTGCTCCGGCCTATCCGCGCGCGCCTATTTCGAGACGATCCGCAAGGCGCGCGCCGCCGTGAAGATACCGGAGGATTACCTTGCGCCGCAGAGCGTGCTCACCGTCTCGCCCGGCGAAGTGGAGGACGCTTTCGTCGCGGCCAATCCCGGCATGAGCCGCGCGGGCATAGCGGTCACGTGCGGGGGGCCGCGCCTCTCCGAAGTGCGCATCTGCTTCTCGCGCGATCTGCAATTCCGCGAGTGTCCCGAGATCGACAAGCGCGCCTGCCGCCGAGAGCAACTGCGCATGCCGCCGGTGCGCGGGGGATAG
- a CDS encoding NAD(P)H-binding protein, translated as MALKAIITGATGMVGEAVLLECLDNPAVGEVLVINRKPARRSHRKLTEIIHADFFDPAPLASAVAGYDACFFCLGVSSVGMDAEQYRHMTYDLTLGFGEVLAKANPDMTFCYITGKGTDGSEQGRIAWARVKGATENALLRLFKNAYMFRPGMMRATPGQKNLPALYRYLAWVYPIGRALYPAGFSTLQELARAMINAASTGYDKRVLEVEDIVRLAKG; from the coding sequence ATGGCCCTCAAGGCAATCATCACCGGCGCGACCGGCATGGTCGGCGAAGCCGTGCTGCTCGAATGCCTCGACAACCCGGCCGTCGGAGAGGTCCTGGTCATCAACCGCAAGCCGGCCAGGCGCTCGCATCGCAAGCTCACCGAAATCATCCATGCGGATTTCTTCGACCCGGCTCCCCTTGCGTCCGCCGTCGCCGGCTACGACGCCTGCTTCTTCTGTCTCGGCGTCTCGTCGGTCGGCATGGATGCCGAGCAGTACCGGCACATGACCTACGATCTCACGCTCGGCTTCGGAGAGGTTCTGGCAAAAGCAAATCCCGACATGACCTTCTGCTACATCACCGGCAAGGGAACGGACGGAAGCGAGCAGGGCCGCATCGCGTGGGCGCGCGTGAAGGGCGCCACCGAAAACGCGCTGCTGCGGCTTTTCAAAAACGCCTACATGTTCCGGCCGGGCATGATGAGGGCGACGCCCGGCCAGAAAAACCTGCCAGCGCTGTATCGATACCTTGCGTGGGTCTATCCGATCGGCCGAGCGCTCTATCCGGCGGGCTTCAGCACCTTGCAGGAGCTCGCGCGTGCGATGATCAATGCGGCGAGCACGGGGTATGACAAGCGGGTGCTGGAGGTGGAGGATATCGTCAGGCTGGCCAAGGGGTGA
- a CDS encoding adenine phosphoribosyltransferase, which yields MASPALENDLAAAIRSIPDYPKPGIIFRDITTLLGNARAFRRAVDELVQPWAGAKIDKVAGIEARGFIIGGAVAHQVSAGFVPIRKKGKLPHQTVRMAYLLEYGSDEMEMHVDAIQKGDRVVLVDDLIATGGTAEGAVKLLRQVGAEVLAACFIIDLPELGGAEKLRKLNVPVRTLISFAGH from the coding sequence ATGGCCTCTCCCGCGCTCGAAAACGACCTTGCCGCCGCGATCCGCTCGATCCCGGATTACCCCAAGCCCGGAATCATCTTTCGCGACATCACCACGCTGCTCGGCAATGCGCGGGCGTTCCGCCGCGCAGTGGACGAGTTGGTGCAGCCCTGGGCCGGCGCGAAGATCGACAAGGTCGCCGGCATCGAGGCGCGCGGCTTCATCATCGGCGGCGCGGTCGCGCACCAGGTCTCGGCCGGCTTCGTGCCGATCCGCAAGAAGGGCAAGCTGCCGCACCAGACCGTGCGCATGGCCTATCTGCTCGAATACGGCTCCGACGAGATGGAGATGCACGTCGACGCGATTCAGAAGGGCGACCGCGTTGTGCTGGTCGACGACCTGATCGCGACCGGCGGCACCGCCGAGGGTGCCGTGAAACTGTTGCGCCAGGTCGGCGCTGAGGTGCTCGCTGCGTGCTTCATCATCGACCTGCCCGAACTCGGCGGCGCCGAGAAGCTGCGCAAGCTTAACGTGCCGGTGCGCACGCTGATCAGTTTTGCGGGGCATTGA
- a CDS encoding cupin domain-containing protein translates to MRIVDLNTAPREEWRQGVLTRMRVSAANGGTQLCLFEQWCEPGHGAPTHLHAVEEVLHVLDGEADVWVGETHARLTSGQLMIVPAGVKHGFSNCGTRELHIQSTLAAPVFEAAYDDRRETPRRWLPV, encoded by the coding sequence ATGCGCATCGTCGATCTCAACACCGCGCCGCGCGAGGAATGGCGCCAGGGCGTGCTCACCCGCATGCGCGTTTCAGCGGCGAACGGCGGCACCCAGCTCTGCCTGTTCGAGCAGTGGTGCGAGCCGGGCCACGGCGCGCCGACGCATCTGCATGCGGTCGAGGAGGTGCTGCACGTGCTCGACGGCGAGGCGGACGTGTGGGTGGGCGAGACGCACGCGCGGCTGACATCCGGGCAGCTGATGATCGTGCCGGCCGGCGTGAAGCACGGCTTTTCCAACTGCGGCACGCGCGAACTGCACATCCAGTCGACGCTGGCCGCGCCGGTGTTCGAGGCGGCCTACGACGACAGGCGCGAAACGCCGCGCAGGTGGCTGCCTGTGTAG
- a CDS encoding S-methyl-5'-thioadenosine phosphorylase — MTQAVLGIIGGSGIYDLPGLENVREERIASPWGEPSAPLRIGEVAGLPVVFLTRHDKGHRLSPSDINYRANIDCLKRAGVTDLVSLSACGSFKEELPPGTFVLIDQFVDRTHKRESSFFGRGCVAHVSMAHPVSPRLRIHIANAALAEGIEVKRDGTYVCMEGPQFSTLAESLTYKGLGYSVIGMTNMPEAKLAREAELCYATVAMVTDFDCWHPDHDAVTVQDIIKVLTANAEKAKRLVGRLARDFPREHEACPVGSDRALDAAMITAPEARDPELLKKLDAVAGRVLKS; from the coding sequence ATGACCCAAGCCGTCCTCGGCATCATCGGTGGATCAGGCATCTACGATCTGCCGGGGCTCGAGAATGTGCGCGAGGAGCGCATCGCGAGCCCGTGGGGCGAGCCGTCCGCGCCGTTGCGCATTGGCGAGGTCGCGGGGCTGCCGGTCGTATTCCTCACGCGCCACGACAAGGGCCACCGGCTTTCGCCCTCCGACATCAACTACCGCGCCAACATCGATTGCCTGAAGCGTGCCGGCGTCACCGACCTCGTCTCACTCTCGGCCTGCGGCTCGTTCAAGGAGGAGCTGCCGCCTGGTACCTTCGTACTGATCGACCAGTTCGTCGACCGCACGCACAAGCGCGAGAGCTCGTTCTTCGGCAGGGGCTGTGTCGCCCACGTCTCGATGGCGCACCCGGTGTCGCCACGGCTGCGCATCCACATCGCGAATGCCGCGCTGGCCGAAGGCATCGAGGTGAAGCGCGACGGCACCTATGTGTGCATGGAGGGCCCGCAATTCTCAACGTTGGCCGAGAGCCTCACCTACAAGGGCCTCGGTTACTCGGTGATCGGCATGACCAACATGCCGGAGGCGAAGCTCGCGCGCGAGGCGGAGCTCTGTTACGCGACCGTTGCGATGGTGACCGATTTCGACTGCTGGCACCCGGACCACGATGCCGTGACGGTGCAGGACATCATCAAGGTGCTGACCGCCAACGCCGAGAAAGCGAAGCGGCTGGTCGGTCGGCTCGCGCGCGACTTTCCGCGCGAGCACGAGGCCTGTCCGGTCGGCTCGGACCGTGCGCTCGACGCCGCGATGATCACGGCGCCGGAGGCGCGCGATCCGGAGCTCTTGAAGAAGCTCGATGCCGTGGCGGGCAGGGTGCTGAAAAGCTGA
- a CDS encoding type II toxin-antitoxin system PemK/MazF family toxin has product MIVVPFPFVDIPAAKRRPSLILSNRIFNEANGHSICAMVTTAVRTRWLSDVAISDLGSAGLPRACVVRWKLFTLPNHLIERKAGMLGRVDRAAVTSTARVVLP; this is encoded by the coding sequence GTGATCGTCGTCCCCTTTCCATTCGTCGATATCCCGGCAGCCAAACGACGGCCGTCGCTCATCCTGTCCAACCGCATTTTTAACGAGGCCAATGGCCACTCGATTTGCGCAATGGTCACCACCGCGGTTCGGACGCGCTGGCTGAGCGACGTTGCGATCTCCGATCTTGGTTCGGCCGGCCTGCCGCGGGCCTGCGTGGTGCGCTGGAAGCTGTTTACGCTCCCCAACCACTTGATCGAACGAAAGGCCGGAATGCTCGGCCGGGTTGATCGGGCCGCGGTGACCTCGACTGCACGGGTGGTTTTGCCTTGA